Below is a genomic region from Caulobacter rhizosphaerae.
ACGGGTCCCCGCTCATATGGGTTCCGTACCATGGTACGGAGTCAAGGGGCGCAAGGCGATGAAGACGACGACGATCGCGGGCCTGGCCCAGGCCGGCGGAGTGGGCGTGGAAACGGTGCGCTACTACCAGCGGCGCGGCCTGCTGGAGCAGCCGCCGCGACCCGAGGGCGGCGGTTCGGGCGGCGGGGTGCGGCGCTATGGCGAGGACGACGTGCGCCGCCTGCGCTTCATCCGCGCGGCCCAAGCGGCCGGCTTCACCCTGGAGCAGGCGGCCGAGCTCCTGGCCCTGGACGCCGGCGACGACCACGCCCGGGCGCGCGGCCTGGCCCTGGAGCGCATCGCGGCGCTCGACGCCAGGATCGCCGAGCTGGAAGCGGCCCGCGACGCCCTCAAGCGCCTGGCCCGCGCCTGCGGCGAGACCACCACGGACCCCTGCCCGATCCTGTCGGCGTTCGAGGGGGCGTAGGGACGAGAGCCAGCGCCAGGGACGGGACAGGCGCATGCGCCTGTCCCCAACCGTACTCGTCCCCAGCCGCGTTCCAGACAGCAAAAACCCCGCGCCGTTTCCGGCGCGGGGTTTTCGAAAGCTTCGGCCGGGAAAGCCGCCCTTAGGCGATCTTCTCGACTTGGCTGTATTCCAGTTCCACCGGGGTGGCGCGACCGAAGATCGAGACGGTGACGCGCAGGCGGGCCCGCTCCTCGTCGACCTGCTCGACCGAGCCGTTGAAGCTGGCGAACGGGCCGTCGGTGACGCGGACGTTCTCGCCGACCTCGAACAGCACCACGGTCTTGGGACGC
It encodes:
- a CDS encoding MerR family transcriptional regulator, coding for MKTTTIAGLAQAGGVGVETVRYYQRRGLLEQPPRPEGGGSGGGVRRYGEDDVRRLRFIRAAQAAGFTLEQAAELLALDAGDDHARARGLALERIAALDARIAELEAARDALKRLARACGETTTDPCPILSAFEGA